From the genome of Argentina anserina chromosome 4, drPotAnse1.1, whole genome shotgun sequence, one region includes:
- the LOC126792523 gene encoding histone-lysine N-methyltransferase family member SUVH9: MGSRLPILDLNASPTPPPPPPPAPNPAVAPLRVPKIEPKAEPYDDSMDTATAPQPPQPPQDPSDIFLISQTTPPAATPADQTTVYSEFHRIQELFHTAFAKGIHNGGGGGGEEDGVVLDPETGAMVPVEDNGQNRQLAEAVHRKKYPQRSNELVRVTDLSVEDHRYFRDVVRKTRMLYDAIRIISIAEEEKKNPGQGKRTRGDLRAASVLRDRGLWLNRDKRIVGSIPGVYIGDLFFFRMELCVVGLHGQVQAGIDYLPGSQSSNREPIATSIIVSGGYEDDEDAGDMIIYTGHGGQDKLNKQCAHQKLEGGNLALERSMHYGIDVRVIRGRKIQSAVSQKVYVYDGLYRIIETWLDVGKSGFGVYKFKLLRIEGQPEMGSSVLKFAESLRTRPLSVRPRGYLSLDLSQQREKIPVLLFNDIDDDQDPLYYEYLRTAAFPTHVYHQSANGHGCECVSGCNDGCFCAMKNGGEYPYDQSGFLLRGKPVVFECGAFCRCPPGCKNRVSQNGLKKRLEVFRSRETGWGVRSLDLIHAGGFICEYTGVILTREQAHIFAMDGDSLIYPHRFADKWAEWGNLSQIYPDYVRPTFPAIPPLDFAMDVSKMRNVACYMSQSSTPNVMVQFILYDHNNLMFPHLMLFAMENIPPMRELSLDYGVAVADEWTGKLAICN; this comes from the coding sequence ATGGGCTCCCGCCTCCCAATTCTTGACCTCAATGCCTCCCCtacccctcctcctcctcctccacccgCCCCCAATCCCGCCGTAGCCCCGCTCAGGGTCCCCAAAATCGAACCCAAAGCCGAGCCTTACGATGATTCCATGGACACCGCCACCGCTCCACAACCACCCCAACCGCCACAAGATCCCTCcgacattttcctcatttccCAAACTACCCCTCCGGCTGCCACCCCCGCCGACCAGACCACCGTCTACTCCGAGTTCCACCGCATTCAGGAGCTCTTCCACACCGCCTTCGCCAAAGGAATCCAtaacggcggcggcggcggaggagagGAGGACGGCGTGGTGTTGGACCCGGAGACCGGCGCGATGGTCCCGGTGGAGGACAACGGCCAGAACCGGCAGCTGGCGGAGGCCGTCCACCGGAAAAAGTACCCGCAGCGGTCGAACGAGCTCGTCCGAGTCACCGATCTCAGCGTCGAGGACCACCGCTACTTCCGCGATGTCGTCAGGAAGACGCGGATGCTCTACGACGCGATTCGGATCATCTCAATCGccgaagaagagaagaagaatccGGGTCAGGGGAAACGGACCCGGGGCGACTTACGGGCCGCGTCGGTGCTCCGGGACCGCGGCCTCTGGCTCAACCGCGACAAACGCATCGTGGGGTCCATCCCAGGGGTCTACATCGGCGActtgttcttcttcagaaTGGAGCTTTGTGTGGTGGGATTACACGGCCAGGTCCAGGCCGGAATCGACTACCTCCCGGGGAGCCAGAGCTCCAATAGGGAGCCGATTGCAACGAGCATTATCGTCTCCGGTGGCTACGAGGACGACGAGGATGCCGGCGATATGATCATCTACACAGGGCATGGAGGGCAGGACAAGCTCAACAAGCAATGTGCACACCAGAAGCTCGAGGGAGGGAACTTGGCATTGGAGAGGAGTATGCATTACGGCATTGATGTGAGGGTTATTAGGGGGAGGAAGATACAGAGTGCGGTTTCGCAAAAGGTGTATGTGTATGATGGTTTGTATAGGATTATAGAGACTTGGCTTGATGTTGGGAAATCGGGGTTTGGTGTGTATAAGTTTAAGTTGCTGAGGATTGAGGGGCAGCCCGAGATGGGGAGCTCGGTGCTTAAGTTTGCAGAGAGTCTTAGGACTAGGCCCTTGTCTGTGAGGCCGAGGGGTTATCTTAGTTTGGACCTCTCGCAGCAGAGGGAGAAGATTCCGGTGTTGCTTTTTAATGACATTGATGATGATCAGGATCCGTTGTATTATGAGTATCTTAGGACGGCTGCATTTCCGACTCATGTGTATCATCAGTCGGCAAATGGCCATGGCTGTGAGTGTGTTAGTGGTTGTAATGACGGTTGCTTCTGCGCCATGAAAAACGGAGGGGAGTATCCTTATGATCAGAGTGGGTTTCTTTTGAGGGGGAAGCCTGTGGTGTTTGAGTGTGGGGCCTTCTGCCGTTGTCCCCCAGGGTGTAAGAATCGTGTCAGCCAAAATGGATTGAAAAAGAGACTAGAAGTGTTTAGATCAAGGGAAACAGGTTGGGGAGTTAGGTCTTTGGACTTGATACATGCCGGTGGTTTTATATGCGAGTATACAGGAGTTATTCTCACAAGGGAGCAGGCTCATATCTTTGCTATGGATGGTGATAGCTTGATTTATCCCCATCGGTTTGCTGATAAATGGGCAGAATGGGGAAACTTATCTCAGATTTATCCTGATTATGTGCGTCCTACTTTTCCGGCAATTCCCCCTCTGGATTTTGCAATGGATGTGTCAAAAATGAGGAATGTTGCTTGTTATATGAGTCAGAGTAGCACTCCAAATGTGATGGTGCAGTTCATTCTCTATGATCACAACAACCTGATGTTTCCTCATCTTATGCTATTTGCAATGGAGAACATTCCTCCTATGAGGGAGTTAAGCCTTGACTATGGGGTAGCAGTGGCTGATGAATGGACAGGCAAACTTGCTATCTGTAACTGA